From Onychostoma macrolepis isolate SWU-2019 chromosome 05, ASM1243209v1, whole genome shotgun sequence:
catttggtttttgaccactgaataTGGGAACAATTTACCAATTCCTGATGCAGCCGCATTAAGATCTCCATATCTCTGGAACTGAACCATCGAGggccattaaaatgaatataccAGAAGCaaagtttgttaagacccaGAGTCTAAAAGGATATTAAGATATCTTTAGTACTTCTcgagttacaggcatgcaaactcaagacagaaaaacacacaagaagtgctttttgccatttttgaaCTGTCACTGTTATCATATAATGAAACAAATATTactaaagtcaacagattttacaAATAGACATAACAGTctctgcataaaaataaaataatgatgctGGCATCTTTCTGAAGTTGTTTTTACACCCCGGTAACTTGGCTCCAAATCTCAGGTGAAACACATCTTTTACAAATAATAGTGGATTACTCTGTAAACATACATCTATCTGTGATATATATTTTAGCTTtcatcactatatatatatatatatatatatatgcattattattattatgtgtgaAGAAAGTTACAAGACAAAATATACATATGCGAAAATCTATATGTCTATATGTGCAAATCTAGCACATCTGTGACGCTTATTAAATGCATGCAATGttaaattgcaaatgtttttctctttgaTTTACAGAGCTACGCAAACTGAAATTGGCAGAATACCTCGCGGCGAAAGGAAGACTGAAAGCACCTAATCCAAAGTAGGTGGTCTTGAAGGGTCTTTCTGTCTGGAACAATTGTTGAATTTATACTTTTtccagttttaaaataaaaaaaaaatacatttttttccgCATTCAGACTTGCCATAGTGTGTTTATGTTCTGAATCGACTGtttcgttttttgtttttactcaaAGACCATATCTCAAGGAGAAGACTGTTACAAAGAAACACGCTGAAAATAACCCGAAGTCCAAAACTGTAAGTTatatacatttcttaaaatgtgCGATGAAAGTCTGCAAGTCTGTTGAACTGGTGTCTCTTTGTTTCTCTCAGGCAGCTGATGGAAAGGAGAATCGCGGCATCAATGGCACAAATATAAAAGAAGTGAAGACATTGGCAGAGGTTGATAAAAACACATCCTCAACAAAAGGCCTTGGCATCAGTTCACTAGCCAAAGCCCAAACAAAGCTGTCCAGTAATTCCCATAATGCTTGCCGGGAAGGCCTTCATGTTCTGAGGACACAGAGCAACAAAACAGCTTCTCTTCAAAATCCAAGGAAACCCCACGATGCTGAGAAAACAGCTGCGCCATTCAAGAGGACTCGTTCACAAAGCCTTCAAAGAGTCCAACCCAAAGCTCAGCCAGCTTCCCATGCTGCAAATACGACtcaaatattaagaaaatccaGTCTTGTTTCCATCCGTAGCACACAGTCTGGACGTAGTATCAGCACAGATCAGAGCCGCACCAAGACAGACATTCAGCCAACAAGGCCTTTGGCTCAGAAATTAACCGAAACAAGCATCAAATCAACCTCAGCTGCCAATCTGACGAGTCGAAGACCAATGAAGACAACCGAGACACAAATGCAGAGAAACAGTGTTCCTAAAACCCATGCCAAACCCATGCCAAAACCCAGAAGTCCGAGTGCTGTGCACAATCGGAAACCCAACCCATCGATGAACCGATCCGATGTGAACCGGAGAAAAGATACTTTCTTCGTTGATGCCACTAAATCTAAATCAAATAGCTCTGCCGCAGTCAGAGCGACAAGAGCGAGCGTCTCTTCGGCTCTCTCTAAACCTGCGAATAGAGAAGCAGCAGCAGCGACCGTCAGAAATAAACAGCCTGCTGCTGTTAAACGAACTAATGCTGCTGCTTCTACCAAACCGGCCGGTCGAAGCTCCAGGAGCTGTGTTCTGCCGCAGAAGACCGCTGCGCCTCCAGAGCTTGACCGGCCTAAGATCTCCAGCCAGGCCAAGCCTGCGCTTCAGCTAGAGACTCCGAAATCCACACTCTGTCCCAGCACTCAAGGAGTCCGGACCGCTCCGGTGGATGGAGCGAAGAAGCCCACCGCAGCTCAGGAGGAGAGACTGTGAGTATACTGCTGTCTGAAGCAGGGTTTCCCAACTTTCCAGTATTCCTGAAGACCTTGGTTGGCTTGTTcagatgtgtttgttttgaGTTGAACCTCAAGTTGTGGAATGCTCTTCCTCGGGAGCTGAAAACTCACTTGTTTAAACTTGCTTTTGTctaatttttaaattgtcacGTCTTTTATTTCTTCATTGTATACTGttgttgtacagcactttgtgACACTTGCGCTTGGAaggtgctatagaaataaatattacttacttacttacttaagtcgctggggtatatttatagcaatagccaaactgtatgggtcaaaattattgatttttcttttatgccaaaaatcattagtatattaagtaaagatcatgttccatgaagatacttcgtaaatttactactgtaaattaTCAAAATGTcgtttttgattattaatatgcattgctaagaacttcatttgaacaactttaaaggcgattttctcaatatttagatttttttgcaccctcagattccagattttcaaatagttgcatctcagccaaatattgttctatcataacaaaccatacatcaatggaaagctgatttatttagctttcagatgacgtataaatctcaatttaaaaaaattgacacttaagactggttttgtggtccaggctcACATTTATGTTATTTTCCCATCGTCAATGACCCTGTCAAAAGAAACCTTTGATGCATCTTGAGTTTGCAGCTCAACAGTGGAGACCCACTGCTTTAAAGATttagtagttcacccaaaaataagtaaacgatgacagagttttcatgtttgggtgaactgtcccttcagggaaataaatatgatttatttgttCGTGTGCTGTGTGTGCAGGCGTAAGCTCCAGGAGTGGCGAGAGTCGAGGGGCATCACATATAAACGCCCCCCCATGCCAGTCCGTCTGGTGAGGAGGAAGACGGTTTCTGCTTTTCCTCAGCCGTACTGGACTTCTATGGAGAACGAAGATGAGGTTCATAACATTGCCTTTGCTGTGGACCGATCGCTGGATGACTGCATTAAATTATTACAGCAggtatcattaatattattttatgagatgtttttgtttttttaatgcgtaattaaatgtatgtgtgtaacCAGAGACAATGCAGCAAAGCAGATTCTTGGAAATATGAGTTTATGAGTAAGAGGAGTGAAATCACGCTTCGCACAGCTGAtaataatcaattaaatatgtTCAGACCATATTATGTTTAACTTTTTTGCTTTTGGACACAAATGATCAGTCATTTCCCTGGTCAAGACATTGTGCAAGTAATTTAGTGAATAAGTGTATTTTTGTGTTGCGTGTGGTCGTAGAGCTGAATGTGCTTTGTTTCACATCTGAGTAGTGCTGCGATTGAAGACCGATGTTGgttaatactttaaaaaacaaaagggcATAGAAAAGGCAATCAAAAGCAAATAAAGGACTTTGATTGGTCAATGAAGAGCAATGATTAACATCAGCCTTCataatttaattcataaaacACATGTCCAAATGAAACACGGTTGGTAAAAATGTTAAACTGCAGTAATAATTCTAATCTCACTATAACCctatttactttattaaaacacatttcttcATTGATGGATCGATTAGAGCATTATGGTATATAAGGAAATCA
This genomic window contains:
- the ckap2l gene encoding cytoskeleton-associated protein 2-like, producing METVTDEDVTLSKIELRKLKLAEYLAAKGRLKAPNPKPYLKEKTVTKKHAENNPKSKTAADGKENRGINGTNIKEVKTLAEVDKNTSSTKGLGISSLAKAQTKLSSNSHNACREGLHVLRTQSNKTASLQNPRKPHDAEKTAAPFKRTRSQSLQRVQPKAQPASHAANTTQILRKSSLVSIRSTQSGRSISTDQSRTKTDIQPTRPLAQKLTETSIKSTSAANLTSRRPMKTTETQMQRNSVPKTHAKPMPKPRSPSAVHNRKPNPSMNRSDVNRRKDTFFVDATKSKSNSSAAVRATRASVSSALSKPANREAAAATVRNKQPAAVKRTNAAASTKPAGRSSRSCVLPQKTAAPPELDRPKISSQAKPALQLETPKSTLCPSTQGVRTAPVDGAKKPTAAQEERLRKLQEWRESRGITYKRPPMPVRLVRRKTVSAFPQPYWTSMENEDEVHNIAFAVDRSLDDCIKLLQQGFPVERVRDVLSRVPMAQKFAKYWICRARLMEREGNLEVLPMFQEAIRVVREPVDELRSVVFEILKKRQIQGLSLTPKEFEAEEPGVCDEEDGAGITCTPKPISALISGARGDSSVVKYKITATPGGKRSQRGAEPGQVDGHEIRFFTPVRRSVRIERSAVCYPTALQEHEPCVTSLCELAGQEEVKGQSSPVYVYRENEALTDRVHVTLVFPEEGET